TTCATATAGCTTTTTTCTTTTCTTTTATAGCATCTAAAACAGAAAGAAGGTTTCTAATAATTCCAGAAAGGGTATAAACAAGGCTTGCAATGGGAGCTTGAATCTGGGATATAACTTGGGAAATAAGAGCCTCTCGTGATGGAAGGTTAGCGATACGCTCTATATCAATCTTTTCTATCCTTTTTTTGTCAAGAAATCCATATTTTATAGAGGGCTTTTTCTCCTTTTTTATAAAACCAAGCAGGGTTTTGCAAGAAATAGGGGCATC
This sequence is a window from bacterium. Protein-coding genes within it:
- the rplJ gene encoding 50S ribosomal protein L10 yields the protein KMKKGHILKQKIMDEIKDRIEKNNTIILTDISTLSVDEITRLRREFSKIDAKYVVAKNRLFMRAAKDLDIPISPRLTGSTGFLFSKDAPISCKTLLGFIKKEKKPSIKYGFLDKKRIEKIDIERIANLPSREALISQVISQIQAPIASLVYTLSGIIRNLLSVLDAIKEKKKAI